The region CCTGGAGTTGCGCGAGGAGGCCTGCAAGGCCGAAATCACCGTCAACCGGCCGAACGCGCCGCAAATCTATCTGAGAGCCGTTCCGATAACGCGGGAGCCCGATGGCGGCCTGGCGCTCGATGGCGAAGGCAAGCCGGTGGAATGGGCGGTTGAAATGAACCGCTTCGATCAGTCGATGGAACTGGATATCCTGGCGGCCAAAGGCCCCTTGACGGACGATCTGGCCGACCGGCTCGCGCAGATGATGGCGGATGCCCACGAGGAAGCGCCGCTGCGCAGCGGTCCCGGCTTTCACGACGAGCTTTCTTCCTACGTGGAGCAGAATGACACGGCGTTTCATGAGCATCCCGACCTGTTTCCGGCTGACGAGGTGCGTCATCTCACCGACGCGTCGCGGTCGATGCTGTCTTCCATCCATGAGTTGATCATGAAGAGGGGCGAACTGGGCCTGGTCCGGCGCTGTCACGGCGATGCGCATCTGCGCAACATCGTTCTGATCGACGGCCAGCCCGTCCTGTTCGACGCGATCGAGTTCTCCGACGCCATTGCCACCGGCGACGTGCTTTATGACCTTGCTTTCCTGCTGATGGACCTTTGGGAACGGGATCAGCACCGGGCGGCGAACCGGGTGTTCAACCGCTATCTCGACAAGTCACGTCTCGAAGACCATCCCGAAGGCCTGGCCGCGCTGCCCTTCTATCTGATGATGCGGGCGGCGATCCGCTCGAAGATCGCCGCAACCGCGGCCCTCAACCAGTCCGACGAGGCGCAGAAGCAGAACCAGCGGGAGCAGGCGCGCACCTATTTCAGGCATGCGCTTGCCTTCATCGAACCATCAAAGCCCCGACTGGTCGCCATCGGCGGCCTCTCCGGCACCGGCAAGACCACGCTTGCCTACACCATCGCCCCCGGCATCGGCCATGCGCCCGGCGCGCGGGTGCTGCGCACGGACGTGATGCGCAAGCGGATCCTGAATATCCCGGAGGCGGACAAGGCGCCGCCGGAAGCCTACACCTCCGAGGCGTCAAAGAAGGTCTACGATGCGCTGGACCTGTCGATCCAGTCGGTGCTGGCCGCCGGCCACTGCGCCATATTCGATGCGGTTTTCGCGGCGCAGAGCGAACGGGACCGGGCCGAGGAAATTGCCCGTCATGTCGAAGCCGATTTCACCGGCCTGTGGCTGCGGGCGCCGGTTGACGTGCTGAAAGAGCGGGTTGCCGGGCGCGAAAGCGACGCCTCCGACGCGACTTCGGCTGTCGTCGACCAGCAACTCGGTTACGATCTCGGAAAGATGACCTGGAGCGAAATCGAAGCCGGCGGCAGCATGGAAGAGACCGCGGAGCAGGCCCGCAGCGTCCTCGCGACCTGACCGGCCGATATGGTCGGTCAGTTGGGAACGACAGGTCCGTCTCGAAGGACGGGTGGCATGCTCACGCGCAAGTGGCCCATGCTTCGAGACAGCGCTGCGCACTTCCTCAGCATGAGGTCTTTGTTGCAGATGGCGAACTCAGGGCCGGCCAAACTCCCCCTCCCTCATGCTGGGGAGGGCCGTAAGGCCCGTCTCGAAGCATGGGCGGCATGCTCAAGCGGCCCCGTCCTTCGAGACACCGCTCCGCACTTGCTCAGGATGGGGTCTTTGTTGCAACCGAGCCATTCATTCGCACCGCGAACGGCCTGGTGAAATTCCGAATCTAAACCCCCGCGGCCCTCAGCCCGGCGGCGACGGCTGCGGCGCAGAACACCGCGATGTATTCCTTCCTCAGCCGCACCTGGGCAGCGGCGGCAACGATGAGGCAAAGCCCGACGGCGAGTCCTCCCTGCAAAACGATGGGAAGAACGGTCGAGACGATGATGGCGCCCGGAAGTGCTTCGAGGCCGCGCCGGACCCGCGGCGTGATCGGCAGACGGCCCATGACCCAGTAGCCGCCGGCCCTGAGCGTGTAGGTGACCAGGGTCATGCCCAGGACAGCCAGGATGAACATCCGGTCCGCGGAAAAGGCAGCGTCAGTCATCGAGGTAGGCCCCCGCAACGGCCCCGGCGATCGCACCGGTGAAGATGCTCCAGTAGCCGCCGACAAGCATCCAGGTGACCGTGGCAACGCCGCCGGCGATCAGCCAGCTCACCGTCTGGCGCTTTCCCTTCCACAGCGGCACCAGCAGCGCGGCGAAAAAAGCCGGCAGGATGACATCCAGGCCGAAGGCCTTCGGATCGGAAATGAGGCTGCCGGCAAAATAGCCGGGCACCACCGACAGCGACCAGACGGCCCAGGTGAAGAGGCCGCTGCCGAGATAGATCCCCCAGTCGCGGGTGCCCTTGTTGTATTCGGACAGCGCCAGCAGCCAGTTGAGATCGGTGAGGAAGAACAGGGCCGGATAGGTCTTGTGAGCAGGCACCCGGCCGAGCCAGGGCCGCAGGCTGGCGCCGATCAGGAGCATGCGCATGTTGACCGCGCCGGTCACCCCGACCATGGCGACCAGCGCGCCCCAGGTGAGCGGATCGCTGTAGACCTCCATGGCGACGAACTGGCTTGCGCCGGCAAAGACCAGCGAATTGATCATCAGGGTTTCGAGAAAGGTCAGCCCCTTTTGCACGGCAACGGTGCCGAAGGCAGCGCCGAGCGCGATGATGCCGGGAGACACCGGAATGCACATCGCAGCGCCCTGCACACAGCCTTTGAGGCTGAGGGTGACATTTTTTTCAAGCATGGCTGTCCACGAATTCCGGGCGCTGCAGCGGCCCGCGCAAAGAAAGGGCACTATCCCTGATTAGCCCGCCCCGAACCAATAAATCCTTTTGATGCACCTATCAAAGATAGTGTTGGCAGCACGAGGCAGCGCGGAGCGCGCAGTCAGCCGGGCTCGCTCAAGCCATGACCCCATAGATCATGCGCAGACCCGTGAAGCCGAGGAAGAGGGCAAATACCAGTTTGAGTTTCGACGGGTCGATCGCATGGGCGATTTTGGCGCCGAGCGGGGCCGATAAGATCGAAGCGGGAATGATGAGGAAGAAGCCGACGAGATTGACGTAGCCGAGCGAAAACGGCGGACGGCCCTCCACGTCCCAGCCGAAATAGATCGACAGCAATGTGCCCGGCACCGCGATGATCAGGCCGATGGCGGCCGCCGTCCCCACGGCCTTGCGGATCGGATAATTGAACAGGGTGAGCGTCGGCACGCCGAGCGTTCCACCGCCGATGCCCATCATCACGGAGATACCGCCGATCAGGAAGCCGAGTATCTCCTTGAGCGGGGTTCCGGGCAACGCCTCCGCAACTGCCGGGACGTTTTTCCGGAACATCATGTTGAGGGAAACCGCCAGGGCCACGAAGCCGAAGACCAGGGTCAGCGCACCGCCGGAAATGTTGCCGGCGAGTATCGCCCCGGCCACGACCCCGATCGCGATCGCCCACCACCAGCGTTTCAGAAGGTCCATATCGACGCTGCCGCGCAGATAATGCGCGCGGGCGGACGAGGTTCCGGTCGCCAGGATCGTCGCCAGCGACGTGCCCACGGCAACATGCATCAGCACAGACGGGTCGATCTTCAGCGCAATGAACATGTAATAGAGCACCGGAACGATGACGATCCCGCCGCCGACCCCGAGAAGGCCCGCGATGATCCCCGCCACCAGGCCTGTTGCCAGCAGAGCGGCGGCCAGCAGGCCGAGGTATAAGAGGCTGAGATCTTCCACGCTGAAATCCTTGTTCCCGAAAAGCGTCGCACGACCGGCGCCAGCATAGGCATTCCAGCAGCGATTAGCCGAGTCCCACGTTTTTTACCAGCGGGTATCGCGGACAATCAGTTTCAAGTCGCGGGACACAATCTGCCGGTGAGCCTCCTTTGGGCCTGCCGTCCTCCAGGAACTTTCGAGGGTGGCACGCGTTGGAAAACGCGAGTTCCGCGGATACCGGAACCCCTACCGACGGGACCGGTTTCCGGCCGCCAACCGATAGCCGGCATTGGCAGGCCGGTCCGGCCTTTCCACACATGAGCGAGGGTGAACAAGGTGAGTGTCGACTTCAACCATACGATCGTCTGGTCCCGGGACAAGAACGCCTCGGCAGCGTTCCTGACCGAAATCCTGGGACTGCCGTCGCCGAGGACGTTCAGTCACTTCCGGGTCGTAACGACCGGCAACGGCGTCAACATCGATTTCCTGGACACGGACGCAGAGATCACGCCCCAGCATTATGCCTTTCTTGTCAGCGAGTCCGAGTTTGACGAGATTTTCAAGCGGATCCGGGAGCGGAGCATGCAGTACTGGGCCGACCCGGCCAAAGAAAAGCCGGGCGAGATCAATCGCCGCGATGGCGGACGCGGCCTCTATTTCGACGACCCCGACGGTCATTCCCTGGAAATCCTCACCCGGCCGTATGGAAGCGGCGGCTGAAATCCGTAGACGGCCGGCGGACCGCCGGCCCAATGGCCGGCTCTGTCATCAGTATCCGCCGATGATCGGCAGGATCTCGCCGGTGATGTAGCTGGAACACTGCGGTGACGCGAGGAAGACATAGGCCGGGGCGACTTCCTCCGGCTGGGCCGGGCGTTTCATCGGAGTGCCGGACCCGAACTGGGCAACCTCTTCGGGCGGTCGTTCTGACGGGTTGAGCGGCGTCCATACCGGGCCCGGAGCTACGGCATTCACGCGGATGCCGCGCGGAACGAGATTGGATGCGAGCGCGCGCGTGAAAGCGTGGATACCGCCCTTGGTCATGGAATAGTCCAGCAACTCGGTACTGCCGCGAATACCGGTCACCGAACCGGAATTGACGATGGCCGCCCCCGGCTTCATATGCGGCACCGCCGCCTTGCTCATGAAGAAATAGCCCGCGAGGTTGGTCCTGATGGTGGTGTCGAAATGCCTGGCCGTCAGTTCTTCCAGCGAACGGGCATGGTACTGAAAGGCGGCGTTGTTGACGAGGATATCGAGCTTCCCGAATGCTGCGATCACCCTTTCCACCGCGTCTTCGCAGTATTCCTGCAGACTGACATCGCCGGGCAGCAGCAGGCATTTCCGGCCCTCCTTTTCCACCGCCCGCTTTGTCTCCTCAGCGTCGGCTTCTTCGGTCAGGAACGTGATGGCAACGTCGGCGCCTTCGCGGGCGAACAACACGGCCACGGACCGTCCGATGCCGGAGTCGCCGCCCGTGATCAGCGCGACCTTGCCCTCCAGCTTGCCCGATCCCTTGTAGAAGGGCGCATCGTAGAGTGGTTCGGGGTCCAGCGTGCGTTCCGTTCCCGGCTTGGGCTGGTGCTGTTCGGGAAAGGGAGGTTCCGGGTATTCGCGTGCACCGGCCTGCATCGGCCCGTCTTCCTTGGCGCCGGGATTCTTCTCCTCGGTCCGGTCGACCTGGCGCTGCACGTCGCGCTGGTTTTCCGCCGCGGCCTCGGCTTCTCGTTGCCTTTTGTCCGTCATGGTTCGTCACCTCTCTTTCAGGGTGCGTCACAGGAGAGCATTCAATCGGAACCGATCGAACGTTCAGAAGCTGACTGATCTGAAAGTATTGAAGCGATCGCCGGGGGGATCCCCGGCGTCCGTCGTTTCTAGTCCTTGGTATTGCGGGACTTGCGCACGCCCTTGTTGAGATCTTCGCGGGCACGCTTGTCCTTGTCGAGCTT is a window of Roseibium salinum DNA encoding:
- a CDS encoding AzlC family ABC transporter permease yields the protein MLEKNVTLSLKGCVQGAAMCIPVSPGIIALGAAFGTVAVQKGLTFLETLMINSLVFAGASQFVAMEVYSDPLTWGALVAMVGVTGAVNMRMLLIGASLRPWLGRVPAHKTYPALFFLTDLNWLLALSEYNKGTRDWGIYLGSGLFTWAVWSLSVVPGYFAGSLISDPKAFGLDVILPAFFAALLVPLWKGKRQTVSWLIAGGVATVTWMLVGGYWSIFTGAIAGAVAGAYLDD
- a CDS encoding SDR family oxidoreductase, with the protein product MTDKRQREAEAAAENQRDVQRQVDRTEEKNPGAKEDGPMQAGAREYPEPPFPEQHQPKPGTERTLDPEPLYDAPFYKGSGKLEGKVALITGGDSGIGRSVAVLFAREGADVAITFLTEEADAEETKRAVEKEGRKCLLLPGDVSLQEYCEDAVERVIAAFGKLDILVNNAAFQYHARSLEELTARHFDTTIRTNLAGYFFMSKAAVPHMKPGAAIVNSGSVTGIRGSTELLDYSMTKGGIHAFTRALASNLVPRGIRVNAVAPGPVWTPLNPSERPPEEVAQFGSGTPMKRPAQPEEVAPAYVFLASPQCSSYITGEILPIIGGY
- a CDS encoding AAA family ATPase, producing the protein MDQARSQNEVLEFLTNELSGTSGQEDVKRIDTHANIVFLAGSKAYKVKRDVTFPFLDYSSLELREEACKAEITVNRPNAPQIYLRAVPITREPDGGLALDGEGKPVEWAVEMNRFDQSMELDILAAKGPLTDDLADRLAQMMADAHEEAPLRSGPGFHDELSSYVEQNDTAFHEHPDLFPADEVRHLTDASRSMLSSIHELIMKRGELGLVRRCHGDAHLRNIVLIDGQPVLFDAIEFSDAIATGDVLYDLAFLLMDLWERDQHRAANRVFNRYLDKSRLEDHPEGLAALPFYLMMRAAIRSKIAATAALNQSDEAQKQNQREQARTYFRHALAFIEPSKPRLVAIGGLSGTGKTTLAYTIAPGIGHAPGARVLRTDVMRKRILNIPEADKAPPEAYTSEASKKVYDALDLSIQSVLAAGHCAIFDAVFAAQSERDRAEEIARHVEADFTGLWLRAPVDVLKERVAGRESDASDATSAVVDQQLGYDLGKMTWSEIEAGGSMEETAEQARSVLAT
- a CDS encoding VOC family protein → MNKVSVDFNHTIVWSRDKNASAAFLTEILGLPSPRTFSHFRVVTTGNGVNIDFLDTDAEITPQHYAFLVSESEFDEIFKRIRERSMQYWADPAKEKPGEINRRDGGRGLYFDDPDGHSLEILTRPYGSGG
- a CDS encoding AzlD family protein, with the translated sequence MTDAAFSADRMFILAVLGMTLVTYTLRAGGYWVMGRLPITPRVRRGLEALPGAIIVSTVLPIVLQGGLAVGLCLIVAAAAQVRLRKEYIAVFCAAAVAAGLRAAGV
- a CDS encoding sulfite exporter TauE/SafE family protein → MEDLSLLYLGLLAAALLATGLVAGIIAGLLGVGGGIVIVPVLYYMFIALKIDPSVLMHVAVGTSLATILATGTSSARAHYLRGSVDMDLLKRWWWAIAIGVVAGAILAGNISGGALTLVFGFVALAVSLNMMFRKNVPAVAEALPGTPLKEILGFLIGGISVMMGIGGGTLGVPTLTLFNYPIRKAVGTAAAIGLIIAVPGTLLSIYFGWDVEGRPPFSLGYVNLVGFFLIIPASILSAPLGAKIAHAIDPSKLKLVFALFLGFTGLRMIYGVMA